The nucleotide sequence CAGTAAATATTACAGATAACCCTTGGAGAGTTCAATTTTATGATTTATCACATAATGGTAAAAATATAGTATATGCAATTGATGAAGGTAATATGTTGAATTTATATATTACAGATATTGAATTGTCAGAAGTGAATTTAATTCAAGGTACTTTGCAAAATAATAGACACCCAAGATTTTTAATTTATAATTAGTTTTCATGACTATTTTTATAACAAAATATTGTAGCCGAATTCGCTCGTCGAAGCATGATTTCGGTTTGGAGTTTATTCAGCGGCAAATCAGCTAAACACTGGTCGTTATACGCTTTAGTTCTAAATGGATTTTAAAATGATTCTGTACAAGATTTTTTACATAATACTTTTTTTAATATTTATCTCGTGTGAAAATCAAAGACATAAAAACGAAGGTTCTTGTGTTTCCTGTGTAGATTTTCTAAAAAAGGTAAGTAAAGAAAACATTGGGTTGTTTTTTAACACTTACATCGTCCCCAGAGGAACTAATTCCGATGGTTCTCCTACAATTTCAATTATTCAAATAACGACACCATCAGATACAACTTTTACATTTCCTATAGGTGAGCAATTAATAATTACTGATGATTTGTCTGAGGAACATCGCACTGATATTTTAAAGTACGCCAATTCTAAAGGCATAAATGATTGGCAATCTGCCCATAATTATGTGTTAAAGTTTACAACCGAACTGCAGAGGCTATATTATAAATTAAATCTTCTTGAAGTCCATAGTTTTCCTCATTTAGGAGAATTTGTTGAATTTAAAATATCAAAAGAAGACCTAATAATATTTTGTCCAGATACATCAAAAGTGTTTTCTAAAAAGTGGAAAAGTTTTTTTAAATATGCGGAAAAATATGGAAGTGACTTTTATTATAAGAAAGTTTCTAAAAATTAAAATCGCGTCTAACAAAAGCATTAAGTAGGAATTTAACCGCCGGAGCATGATTCAGGGTTTGACGTTTTTGCACGGTTAAATCCTCTTATGCTCAGCGTTATGTGTTTAAGGAAATCTATGGGTTATAAACTAACAAGTCTTGTACATTTACCATTTGATAACAATGTTAAAATGTATGTCTTTTCAATAGGTGATGGAATTTGGGACGGTGGGTTAGCTGAAATCGTTCATAGAAACTTCGATAATATAGCGCGGGAAATTGGTAGCAATGCAATTATAGTTGGAGCACTCAATGAGGCCTTTCATGGAGAGGTTGTAGATAGATACTTTGGCAAAATCTATAAAGATCTAAAAAATGAGTTACCAGCATTACTGATCACCGATACGCACCCCAATGATATTTCTGATGACTCAATGAAATTATTAATACCACTTCGTAGAGCTCATGAAGCATATCCAGTTATCGAGCAGTTTTTGTCAGATTTAGCATCGTTCGTTCGAGGTGAATCCGACGACTTATTAAAATCATTAGAAAAAGGTGTTGGTTTAGCTAAAGCAGCTAATGATATTGTTAAGTTCAATATACCAATTGTTCCTGGTGTTATTGGTGTAAATCTTAATAGTGCAATCACTCATTTACGTTTTTGGTGGAATGATAGAAACAATAAATAGACAATTATGGAGAAAAAATTATGGCTTTAATCAGCTCATATACAGAGGCATATGGAAAGGTTAAAGAATTATTTAGCAAAATTCGTGATGGCCAAGCTCCTGAACAATTTACACACCAAATATTATTGGATTTAGGATTTAAGTCAAATAAACATAGAGCCTATATACCCCTATTAAAGGCGCTTGGATTTTTAACACCTGATGGGAAACAACGCAAAGATACAAAGATTATCGGGATCACTCACTTTCTAAACGAATAATGGGTGAAGCATTAAAGGAAGCATATTCAGATATTTTCTTAATAAAAGAACATCCTACCTCCTCTGATTATAAAGCTGTTGAAGGAAAATTTAAAAGTTATCATAATGTAAGTGATAATGTTGCTTTAAATATGAGAAGGACTTTTTATTCTCTTTTAGAAATTGCTGACCTAAAGACGTCAACTAAAAACAAACCTAAAAAACAAGAATCTCAGGTTAAGCCAGACACCATTGAGAAAAAAAGTGAAAATTTAGAGCAACCTACTTTGTCGGTACCTGGATTACATTATAATATTCAAATACACCTGCCTGCAACTAAGGACGTTGAAGTTTATAATGCAATATTTAAATCTTTAAAGGAGCATTTGTTTTGAAATTTAAAGATTTACGTGATTTTTTATTTCGTGGATTATTATTTGAAGCTGAGGCTTCAACTTTCCAAAAAGCAGGTATTAAAATAGGTGCTGATCAAACAGAAACTGAAGAGCATTTATTAGCCGAAGCTTTATCGCCCTTTCCTGTAAACTTA is from Calditrichota bacterium and encodes:
- a CDS encoding DUF5343 domain-containing protein, translating into MALISSYTEAYGKVKELFSKIRDGQAPEQFTHQILLDLGFKSNKHRAYIPLLKALGFLTPDGKQRKDTKIIGITHFLNE